A region of the Chryseobacterium cucumeris genome:
GCTATGCAGAATATTGATATAGAACCTCTAAAAGAGAAAATTTCAAAGCTGCTGGCTGAGAAATTAGAAGTTGATATAGAATTTTAAAACTTATATATATTGATAAAAAAGCACTTCAAATGAAGTGCTTTTTTTGTATTTACAGATTGTGTGTCTCTTATTTTTTCAACCAGCTTTGGTTATCTTTATTTTCTGAACGTTTCTTACCGTTATCAAAATTATACGCCAATCCTACGCCCAATGTCTGCTTCAGCTGGGTCTTCCATATCTGATTATGGTCATACAAAAGGTCAAGGGTAACGTTGGTAGAAATATATTTATTGATTTTCATGCTCAAAACTCCGCTATATCCAAGGACAAGCCTGTCCGGGTGATCAAGGTAGTTTGAGAATACAGAAGCCGTATTCAGTAAGGTTATATTCTCCATAATCTTCAGTTTGTACATTGCCGTTCCCAGGAAACCGAATTGGAAAAGAGAAGAATCTCCATCGTTTTTAAGACCGTAAGTTCCTGCTTTCTGAAGATCTTCGTCTAAAACAAAAGTCCATCTGGCATTCGCAGGCCGTAAAGTAACTGTAAGATTATCATTGGGACGGTATGTAACCCCTGCTCCTACACTCAGATATCCGGGAGCCATAAAATTGGAAATCTTTTTTGCATCAGGATTATTTCCATCTTCATAACCCGGAGCAAACTGAGTCTGAAGCCCCGCCCCTGCAGATAAATACCAATGTTTGGCAAATTCTCTACCATAGTTTGTAGAAAGATTAATGACATCCTGCGTTTTTCTAACTCCTGTTCCTTGTGTGTTATTTTGTCCGTACCCCAGAATGATAATATTTTCCCAAAGATCTTTCCCTTTTTCATAGGTCAGGTTGTAATTAACGCCAGCAAGCCAACCTACGTTGTTGGCTCCTCCACCTACCCAGTTTGAAAAGGCAGCCTGATTAAGCATTAATGTATTTTGTCCCTGAATAGACCATGCCTTAGCTGTGTCTGATACCGGAGCTTCCGTCTTAGCCTCCTGAGCGAGTGCTGCAGCCCCAAAAGAGATAGAACTGATCAATAAAAGTTTTTTCATAATGTTGATTTATTACAAATGTATAAATAATAATTTATGCCGACATAAAATTCACTTTAAAATGAATTTAACATAATTAAAAAATACATCATAATCAACTGAAAACAAAAGACTTGAAAAACAAAATTACGACTCACAAACTTAAGTCAACTTAAAATTCAGGCATTTTAAAAACAAAAAAACACCTCATTTCTGAAGTGTTTTAATTAAAATATAAGTATTCTGACTATTTTTTGATCCACCACTGGCTGTCTTTGCGATCAGAACGTTTTACACCATTTGCCAGCGTATAGGCAAATCCGATTCCAAGAGTTTGTTTCAGCTGTGTTTTCTCTATCTGATTATGATCGTATAGCAAATCAACGGTCACATTGGAGGAGATGTATTTATTTACCTTTAAGTTCAGCAAAGCTCCATAGGCAAGAACTAATCTGTCCGGGTGGTCAAGGTAATTCGAGAAGACAGACGCTGTATTGGTTAAATAAATATCTTCCATTATTTTCAATTTATATATTGCCGTTCCCAGAAAACCGAATTGTAATAAAGAAGTATCACCATCATTCTTTAAACCATAATTTCCTGCTGTCTGGAGATCTTTATCCAGTACAAATGTCCATCTGGCGTTGGTAGGACGTAACGTTACCGTGAGATCATCATTGGGCCTGTATGTGATACCCATCCCGACGTTCAGGTAGCCTGGCGCCATAAAATTGGATATCTTTTTTGCGTCAGGATTATTTCCATCTTCATATCCTGCAGCAAACTGTGATTGAAATCCTGCACCCATAGAGAAATACCAGCTTTTTGAAAATTTTCGCCCATAATTGGTAGAAACATTGATAACGTCCTGTGTTTTTCTGATTCCCTGGCCTTTTGTATCATTCTGCCCATATCCAAGAATAATGATATTTTCCCAAAGGTCTTTATCTTTTTCATAGGTCAGGTTGTAATTAACGCCAGCAAGCCAACCTACGTTGTTGGCTCCTCCACCTACCCAGTTTGAAAAGGCAGCCTGATTAATCATTAATGTGTTTTTTCCTAAAACCGACCAGTATTTTATGGTGTCTACCACTGCGGAATCTTTTTTCAATTCTTCTTGTGCACTTGCATACATTCCCATAAAAAAGGAAAGAATCAATAAAAACTTCTTCATTACTCTAAATAATTTTCAATGCAAAAATATTAATATAATTTTTTTTAAAGCTAAATTCAGCTTTAAAAGAACCAATTTCTATAAAGTTTAATTACCTCATAACAAGATATTTCTATAAAATCAATGCCAAATAATGAGTTCAAAAGTTAAATTTAATACCTTTTGTCTTAAAATCAGGCCGGTAGAAACTTATTCCTCGACAAATTTTCCGAAATTTATCATTGGCTTTTGATTTGACGTAAAATCCACATGTTCAAAAATGTAATTTCCAAAAGAGCGGTTATCTATCCATTGCTGATGCTTTCAGCAATGTGGTTCGGGTACTTTTTACAAATGCAGGGCTTCTTTCAAAGCTGTTTTGGAGCCATTATTCCCCTCTTACCCGAGGGATTGCTTGGCATTATTACCTCTCCCCTTTTACATGGAAATATCGATCATATTATAGGAAACTCCATTCCGATAGCAGCACTTATGTTTTTGCTGTATCAGTTTTATCCGGTAGTGGCCAACAAAGTCTTTATCATCGGCTGGCTGGCAACAGGACTATTGGTGTGGCTTCTTCCTCCTATTGATATTCTTACCGGTGAATATATGTACACCTGCACCATCGGGGCCAGCGGTGTGGTATATGTGCTTGCCTTTTTCCTTTTCTTCAGCGGCGTTTTTAAATGGAATACAAAACTTCTTACGATTTCAATGCTTGTTGTACTTTATTATGGCAGTCTGGTATGGGGAATGCTTCCGGAGGAACTGTTCTACAACATGCAGGAACCGAGTAAAATTTCATGGCAGGCCCATCTTTCCGGAGCTGTAGTAGGCAGTATTATCGCCTTTGCCTTTAAAAATGTGGGAGAAAAGAAGAAAAAATTTATCTGGGAGTTTCCGAATTATTACAGCGAAAAGGATGATAAATTATGGCAGGAATACAGGGAAAATCATCCTGAAGATTTTATGGATCTTCCCTACAAGAAAAAAGATGACATCTGGGATCATTTGGATGAATTAAGAAAAAGATAAAACTTATTTCATTACATTTGAAAAAAAACACACATGAATTCCGAAGAATACTTCTATGCCATCGCCCTCCGCGAGTGCAGCCAGATTGGTGATATCCATTTTCATAAGCTTGTCCATACTTTCGGAAGCGCCCAGGAGGTCTGGAAAAGAGCAAAAAAAGAGTATAAACAACTTGATGGAATAGGACAGAAAACAGTTTCAGATATTGGAAATACATCTCATTTGGAATTTGCAGAAGATGAATTAAATTTTTGCGAAAAAAATAATATTCAAATCAGGCTGAAACACCTTAAAGAAACGCCCTCCCTGCTTAACGAATGTAATGACGCACCGGCT
Encoded here:
- a CDS encoding DUF3078 domain-containing protein is translated as MKKLLLISSISFGAAALAQEAKTEAPVSDTAKAWSIQGQNTLMLNQAAFSNWVGGGANNVGWLAGVNYNLTYEKGKDLWENIIILGYGQNNTQGTGVRKTQDVINLSTNYGREFAKHWYLSAGAGLQTQFAPGYEDGNNPDAKKISNFMAPGYLSVGAGVTYRPNDNLTVTLRPANARWTFVLDEDLQKAGTYGLKNDGDSSLFQFGFLGTAMYKLKIMENITLLNTASVFSNYLDHPDRLVLGYSGVLSMKINKYISTNVTLDLLYDHNQIWKTQLKQTLGVGLAYNFDNGKKRSENKDNQSWLKK
- a CDS encoding DUF3078 domain-containing protein, which codes for MKKFLLILSFFMGMYASAQEELKKDSAVVDTIKYWSVLGKNTLMINQAAFSNWVGGGANNVGWLAGVNYNLTYEKDKDLWENIIILGYGQNDTKGQGIRKTQDVINVSTNYGRKFSKSWYFSMGAGFQSQFAAGYEDGNNPDAKKISNFMAPGYLNVGMGITYRPNDDLTVTLRPTNARWTFVLDKDLQTAGNYGLKNDGDTSLLQFGFLGTAIYKLKIMEDIYLTNTASVFSNYLDHPDRLVLAYGALLNLKVNKYISSNVTVDLLYDHNQIEKTQLKQTLGIGFAYTLANGVKRSDRKDSQWWIKK
- a CDS encoding rhomboid family intramembrane serine protease yields the protein MFKNVISKRAVIYPLLMLSAMWFGYFLQMQGFFQSCFGAIIPLLPEGLLGIITSPLLHGNIDHIIGNSIPIAALMFLLYQFYPVVANKVFIIGWLATGLLVWLLPPIDILTGEYMYTCTIGASGVVYVLAFFLFFSGVFKWNTKLLTISMLVVLYYGSLVWGMLPEELFYNMQEPSKISWQAHLSGAVVGSIIAFAFKNVGEKKKKFIWEFPNYYSEKDDKLWQEYRENHPEDFMDLPYKKKDDIWDHLDELRKR